In Candidatus Promineifilum breve, one genomic interval encodes:
- the sppA gene encoding signal peptide peptidase SppA — MSNSPTTPQPHNSILTDLRHEIRRGRRALGEGWAAAGVELRNSWKRARKLRLDYVVLPIGGPLPERNGPRRGFIERRLPLPADPLSLQTLNYILRDVADAGNVRGVVFILRDLSAGLASLQNLRAAIGRLRAAGKEAIVYTPYLDLAHYYVATAADRIVAPPGARFEVLGLFSEVTFLKDALARVGLSAEVVQISPYKTAYDRLSRADISPEYREQLDWQLDDLYDQLTADMAAGRNMAQATLKEWIDRAPFAADEARAAGLIDHVAYDDELADWLGQIIHVRPDGSIEPAEKTGHPASSRPAILKTGREARKLLLERVHHYTTDFIGVISLEGLITMGPSRQPPIDLPIPLLGGATAGEQTIVSLLRRVERLDDMAALVLHVDSGGGSALASELIGRQIEQLAAKKPVVVYMGNVAASGGYYVAAPAAYIMSQPATITGSIGVIMARVSASGLYDQLAINRVSLSRGEHAGLYQDSDPWSESERAIFRRQIDDIYGQFRDVVVRGRHMTAEQVDEVGLGRVWTGRQARAHGLVDGHGDFLDAIKKAAELAALPVEDFDAVSVSNFFARSSGYVLPAARASSILTEANRLLSGAAARELTGQPLMLLPTELRFR, encoded by the coding sequence ATGAGCAACTCACCCACCACACCACAGCCACACAATAGCATCCTTACCGACCTGCGCCACGAAATCAGGCGCGGCCGGCGCGCGCTGGGCGAGGGCTGGGCCGCGGCCGGGGTGGAGTTGCGCAATAGCTGGAAGCGGGCGCGCAAGTTGCGCCTCGATTACGTCGTCCTGCCCATCGGCGGCCCCCTGCCGGAGCGCAACGGCCCGCGGCGTGGCTTCATCGAGCGCCGGTTGCCGTTGCCGGCCGACCCGCTCAGCCTCCAAACCCTCAACTACATCCTGCGCGACGTGGCCGACGCCGGCAACGTGCGTGGCGTCGTCTTCATCTTGCGCGACCTGAGCGCCGGGCTGGCCTCGCTACAAAACCTGCGGGCGGCCATCGGGCGCTTGCGCGCCGCGGGCAAGGAAGCCATCGTCTACACCCCCTATCTGGACCTGGCCCACTACTACGTGGCGACGGCCGCCGACCGCATCGTCGCCCCGCCCGGCGCGCGCTTCGAGGTGCTGGGCCTCTTCTCTGAAGTGACGTTCCTGAAGGATGCGCTGGCGCGGGTGGGCCTGTCGGCCGAGGTCGTGCAGATTTCGCCCTACAAGACGGCCTACGATCGCCTGAGCCGGGCCGACATCTCGCCCGAGTACCGCGAACAATTGGACTGGCAGCTGGATGATCTGTATGACCAACTGACCGCCGACATGGCCGCCGGGCGCAACATGGCGCAGGCCACGCTCAAGGAATGGATCGACCGGGCGCCGTTCGCGGCCGACGAGGCCCGCGCCGCCGGGCTGATCGATCACGTCGCCTACGATGACGAACTGGCCGATTGGCTGGGGCAGATCATCCACGTCCGGCCGGATGGCAGCATAGAACCAGCCGAAAAGACCGGCCACCCGGCCTCGTCCCGCCCGGCGATCCTCAAGACGGGGCGCGAGGCGCGCAAGCTGCTGCTGGAGCGGGTTCACCATTACACCACGGACTTTATCGGCGTCATCTCATTGGAAGGGCTGATCACGATGGGGCCAAGCCGGCAACCGCCCATCGATCTGCCCATCCCTCTCCTGGGCGGAGCAACGGCCGGCGAACAGACCATCGTCAGCTTGTTGCGCCGTGTGGAGCGGCTCGACGACATGGCCGCGCTGGTGCTCCACGTCGATTCCGGCGGCGGCTCGGCCCTGGCCTCGGAGCTAATCGGCCGGCAGATCGAGCAACTGGCCGCCAAAAAGCCCGTCGTCGTCTACATGGGCAACGTGGCCGCGTCGGGCGGCTACTACGTCGCCGCGCCGGCGGCCTATATAATGAGCCAGCCGGCGACCATCACCGGCTCCATCGGCGTCATCATGGCCAGGGTCAGCGCGTCCGGCCTCTACGATCAATTGGCGATTAACCGGGTCAGCCTCAGCCGGGGCGAACACGCCGGCCTGTACCAAGACAGCGATCCCTGGTCGGAGTCTGAACGCGCCATCTTCCGCCGGCAGATCGATGACATCTACGGCCAGTTCCGGGACGTCGTCGTCCGTGGCCGCCACATGACCGCGGAGCAGGTGGATGAGGTCGGGCTGGGGCGGGTATGGACGGGGCGGCAAGCGCGGGCACATGGCCTGGTCGACGGCCACGGCGATTTTCTGGACGCGATCAAAAAGGCGGCCGAATTGGCCGCCTTGCCGGTTGAAGATTTTGATGCCGTCTCGGTATCGAATTTCTTTGCCCGTAGTTCAGGCTACGTGTTGCCGGCCGCGCGCGCGTCGTCTATCTTGACCGAGGCCAACCGCCTGCTATCCGGCGCGGCGGCGCGGGAACTGACCGGGCAGCCGCTGATGTTGCTACCAACTGAGTTGCGGTTCCGGTGA
- a CDS encoding sigma-70 family RNA polymerase sigma factor, translating to MTNRPIDAAIDESALIRQAKDDQDAFGQLYERYSQRIYQYIFYRTGSEADAEDLAAKTFMRAWQHIATYDDRGVPFSAWLYRIAHNLVANWHRDRSRRKIISLDDLSRWQVNEDGPEAVALLAEDRAALLTALRRLPAERQELLALKFVEHLSNAEIGAVMGRSEGAIKSLYHRTLLTLREELQQEMPTEQDRSRLRRLLGRLGDRGLGRE from the coding sequence ATGACGAATCGGCCGATTGATGCCGCCATCGACGAATCAGCGCTGATCAGGCAAGCCAAAGATGATCAGGACGCTTTCGGCCAACTCTACGAGCGCTACTCGCAGCGTATCTACCAATATATCTTCTATCGCACCGGCAGCGAGGCCGACGCCGAAGACCTGGCGGCCAAGACGTTTATGCGCGCCTGGCAGCACATCGCCACCTACGACGACCGCGGCGTGCCCTTTTCGGCCTGGCTCTATCGCATCGCCCATAATCTGGTCGCCAATTGGCACCGCGACCGCAGCCGCCGCAAGATCATCTCGCTGGATGACCTGAGCCGCTGGCAGGTGAATGAAGATGGGCCGGAGGCGGTGGCCTTACTGGCCGAAGATCGGGCGGCGCTGCTGACGGCGTTGCGTCGCCTGCCGGCCGAGCGGCAGGAGCTGCTGGCCCTCAAATTTGTGGAACATCTATCGAACGCGGAGATCGGCGCGGTGATGGGCCGCAGCGAGGGGGCGATCAAGTCGCTGTACCATCGCACGTTGTTGACCCTGCGCGAGGAGTTGCAACAGGAAATGCCCACCGAACAGGATCGCTCGCGCCTACGACGGTTGTTGGGGCGTCTGGGCGACCGAGGATTGGGCCGGGAATAG
- a CDS encoding GNAT family N-acetyltransferase: MRSLLPQDAPYLVDLFENMGSESRYNRFLQPLDQVDMDYVWTEAEQIAEKVATVSYGLVAFVDMPERDDVPVGAARYVELTTSRAEIAVSVRDDMQRKGIGTEMMRLLILHAKIRGIEQLVGTVQNSNAPMWAMLHKLNYRVEHQSEGSYSEIIIHLHESAHRREDYLDAAADYSPEPQLSW; encoded by the coding sequence GTGCGGTCTTTATTGCCCCAGGACGCGCCGTATTTGGTAGACCTCTTCGAGAATATGGGTTCGGAGAGTCGCTATAATCGCTTCTTGCAGCCGCTCGATCAGGTCGACATGGACTACGTGTGGACCGAGGCCGAACAGATCGCCGAAAAGGTCGCGACTGTATCCTATGGGCTGGTGGCGTTTGTCGATATGCCCGAACGGGATGACGTGCCCGTGGGCGCGGCGCGCTACGTGGAGCTTACGACCAGCCGGGCCGAGATTGCCGTATCGGTGCGCGATGATATGCAGCGCAAAGGCATCGGCACGGAAATGATGCGGCTGCTAATCCTCCACGCCAAAATCCGGGGAATCGAGCAACTGGTGGGCACGGTGCAGAACAGCAACGCGCCGATGTGGGCCATGCTGCACAAGCTGAACTATCGCGTGGAGCACCAGTCGGAGGGCAGTTACTCGGAAATCATCATCCACCTGCACGAGTCGGCCCACCGGCGGGAAGATTACCTGGACGCCGCCGCCGATTACTCACCGGAACCGCAACTCAGTTGGTAG
- a CDS encoding thiamine diphosphokinase, whose product MSATEDLILIFANGVIADLTVPASYLARARFVIAADGGIGHLWALGRRPDLLIGDLDSLPATVEQWLEDGAMAVIRHPTAKDETDLELALLHAAAHFPEAALVVCGGFGGRLDQTLANILLLAHPALAGRSVRFVEGRETAWLITEDTRIVGHLGDTVSLIPLGGPARITATTGLEWPLNDETLPFGPARGVSNRLIAAEATVRLASGVLLCIHARAY is encoded by the coding sequence ATGAGCGCGACCGAAGACCTGATCCTCATCTTTGCCAATGGCGTCATCGCCGATTTGACCGTGCCGGCCAGCTACCTGGCCCGCGCCCGGTTCGTCATCGCCGCCGACGGCGGGATCGGCCATCTGTGGGCGCTCGGCCGCCGCCCCGATTTGCTCATCGGCGACCTGGACTCATTGCCGGCCACCGTTGAACAATGGCTTGAGGACGGCGCGATGGCAGTCATTCGCCATCCAACGGCCAAGGACGAGACCGACCTGGAGTTGGCGCTGCTCCACGCCGCGGCCCATTTCCCCGAGGCGGCCCTCGTCGTCTGTGGTGGGTTCGGCGGCCGCCTCGATCAGACGCTGGCGAACATACTCCTCCTGGCCCATCCCGCCCTGGCCGGCCGCTCCGTGCGCTTCGTCGAGGGGCGCGAGACGGCCTGGCTGATCACCGAAGATACCCGCATCGTCGGCCACCTCGGCGACACCGTCTCGCTCATCCCCCTGGGCGGCCCGGCGCGCATCACGGCCACCACCGGCCTGGAGTGGCCGCTAAACGACGAGACGCTACCCTTCGGCCCGGCCCGCGGCGTCAGCAACCGCCTGATTGCCGCTGAGGCGACAGTCCGCCTGGCGAGCGGGGTGTTGTTGTGCATCCATGCGCGCGCCTACTGA